The following proteins are co-located in the Gemmatimonadota bacterium genome:
- a CDS encoding aminotransferase class I/II-fold pyridoxal phosphate-dependent enzyme — MSEKCETHAPCSGTRAVHAGEERGHWGKSLTVPIAQTSTYVFEDTHAVKAFVDGQNPQIDYGRYGNPTQHAAESKLAELEGAEAAILFSSGMSAVTTTLLGMLSTGNHAVIMDDCYRKTAQFCQMVLRKFGIETTFVHAGDYAELEGAVRDNTRVIISESPTNPHLNVIDLEKLVDIGRRHRVKTIIDSTFATPLNQRPLEFGVDLVIHSATKYLGGHNDLMAGAVLGNAPLVGAIRDYRGILGGVIDPHCAYLLIRGIKTFPLRMGKQNETALMLARFLENHDRVKRVYYPGLESHPHHDVAKAQMRGFGGLVSFDLDANEAGTLDFIDRLKIPCIGASLGGVESLVSHPASISYYELAREDRLAIGIADELVRYAVGIEDTEDIIVDVGQALDAV, encoded by the coding sequence ATGTCTGAAAAGTGCGAGACGCACGCGCCCTGTTCGGGGACACGGGCTGTTCATGCAGGTGAAGAAAGGGGACACTGGGGAAAATCTCTGACGGTCCCCATTGCGCAGACATCGACTTATGTATTTGAAGATACGCATGCGGTTAAAGCGTTTGTAGATGGTCAAAACCCACAGATTGACTATGGGCGCTACGGCAATCCAACACAGCATGCCGCAGAATCCAAGCTCGCAGAATTGGAAGGCGCGGAGGCCGCTATTTTATTTTCTTCGGGTATGAGTGCTGTGACGACTACGCTACTGGGCATGCTATCAACCGGAAACCATGCAGTGATTATGGATGACTGCTATCGCAAGACCGCACAATTTTGCCAGATGGTGTTGCGAAAATTTGGCATTGAAACCACATTTGTTCACGCGGGTGATTACGCCGAATTAGAAGGTGCAGTCAGGGATAACACGCGGGTAATTATTTCCGAATCTCCGACCAATCCACATCTCAATGTGATCGATCTGGAAAAACTGGTTGATATTGGAAGAAGGCATCGGGTCAAGACGATTATTGACAGCACATTTGCCACGCCCTTAAACCAGCGTCCGCTCGAATTTGGCGTCGATCTGGTCATTCATTCGGCGACCAAATATTTGGGGGGGCACAACGATTTGATGGCTGGTGCTGTGCTGGGCAATGCGCCCCTTGTTGGTGCGATTCGAGACTATCGAGGTATTTTGGGAGGGGTGATCGATCCTCATTGCGCTTATTTGTTGATCCGTGGGATCAAGACTTTTCCACTGCGAATGGGTAAGCAAAATGAAACAGCGCTGATGTTGGCGCGGTTTTTGGAAAATCACGATCGGGTAAAGCGCGTGTATTATCCAGGTTTGGAAAGCCACCCACACCACGATGTTGCCAAAGCGCAGATGCGTGGATTTGGTGGGCTGGTAAGTTTTGATTTAGATGCGAATGAGGCAGGTACGCTGGATTTTATTGACCGCTTGAAAATTCCGTGTATCGGGGCCAGTCTGGGAGGGGTGGAGAGTCTCGTTTCGCATCCCGCATCTATTTCGTATTACGAATTGGCGCGCGAAGACCGATTGGCAATTGGCATTGCCGATGAGTTGGTGCGCTATGCCGTAGGCATTGAAGACACCGAGGATATTATTGTCGATGTCGGACAGGCACTTGACGCAGTCTGA
- a CDS encoding DUF4013 domain-containing protein produces MSDRHLTQSDMWKAMFGIILFNTLRSLFNTPRWWGKIIPGGVLNLPPALVLVLIFTGQIGPGMGGVLLIVTIGLLCIAWGYLYRIFVDALNGTESLNLPPWSNWWAYGVAGFWLFLIVLGYTVIGVAGFVMVVSVLGLIPSSVEEAGALSLLLIFTVIFFYGFFPIVFTRFAAEGRVWMAFEPGPVWRDLRQIVRVDYIQACFGLFGISLLGSLILGQLSLIGVVLTAMFNFFLMVVFTRVLGLLIRRALKPGPPARSEYWN; encoded by the coding sequence ATGTCGGACAGGCACTTGACGCAGTCTGACATGTGGAAAGCTATGTTTGGCATTATTTTGTTTAATACACTTCGCTCCCTGTTTAATACGCCGCGCTGGTGGGGGAAAATTATCCCGGGCGGCGTATTAAATTTGCCGCCTGCACTGGTGCTGGTGCTGATTTTCACCGGGCAAATTGGGCCTGGGATGGGGGGCGTGTTGCTGATTGTGACCATAGGGCTTTTGTGCATTGCCTGGGGCTACTTATACCGGATTTTTGTCGATGCGCTCAACGGTACTGAATCACTGAACTTACCCCCATGGAGCAATTGGTGGGCTTACGGGGTGGCGGGCTTCTGGTTATTCCTCATTGTCCTGGGATACACTGTCATTGGCGTTGCGGGTTTTGTAATGGTGGTTTCGGTATTGGGTTTGATACCGAGTTCTGTAGAAGAGGCCGGGGCTTTGTCGCTATTGCTGATATTCACGGTTATCTTTTTTTACGGATTTTTTCCCATTGTATTTACGCGATTTGCTGCCGAAGGGCGGGTGTGGATGGCATTTGAACCGGGGCCTGTTTGGCGGGATTTGCGCCAGATTGTGAGGGTCGATTATATTCAAGCGTGTTTTGGTCTATTTGGGATATCTCTGCTCGGCAGTTTGATATTGGGACAGCTATCCCTGATTGGGGTGGTGCTGACTGCTATGTTTAATTTTTTTTTAATGGTGGTTTTCACCCGGGTTTTGGGTCTGTTG